From Arachis hypogaea cultivar Tifrunner chromosome 3, arahy.Tifrunner.gnm2.J5K5, whole genome shotgun sequence:
TGGTACGTCCATGCAAGCACAGCGAACCCCCATGAAAGATCGTTGTACCTCCCAAAGTCCACCAACAATGGCAACCACCTGATGTGCACCTGATTGTTGCACTTGTCGGTCATCAGGTATCCACCGATCAGCAGCATATATAGCACCTGAGGGTGTTCGGATTGTCGGTGGCTGGCATTTGTTGGACTCGGTCACTGAGTCATCTCATCTTGATGTTGAACGACTTCTTCCTTTGCGCATCCTGCTGTGCTGGAAGGGGCAGTCTGGCTCCTATGAGCTCCTCCATGTACTCCCATGTCGGCCGCTAGTGCCAAGTTTGGAAGTCACACAGGCACCCACCCACTGACTCTCCATCTGTGCGTAACCCAAGGTGGTATGGAACATCCTGTAGGGTGATGGTGCACTCACCCCATGGCAGGTGGAAAGTGTGGGTCTCTTGACGCCACCGCTCCACAAATGCAGTGATCAGGGAGTTGTCAAAGACAAAGTCCCTGAGCTACACCGTGTCGCCAAACCCGGCTTCTCTCAGGTAAGGGACAATGGCATCCGGAGGTACAAGTATGTGACTAACCCGCCTAGATAATAAAAGGTGAGGCCTCTGTTTAAAGGTAAAAAAAGTTACAAATACAAGACTTCAAACTAACTTATCTAGCATGTTCAGAtctattctaaaaaatataatatgcaACTCAGATAACCATTAGATAAACATCAGAAAAAATAGCACTTATAATTCTTATTTGCCAACTAACTTACTTATCAAATTTTCACTATGAATAAACTTAACTTATGCTAACTAAGTTGTCAACAAGTCTTCCCTATCAACAAAAAGTTCACTATAAATGAACTTAACTATTTATAAATGTTTTGATCCATATTTTTCAACTAACATACTCTGTGTTACCTAAATATCATTCCATCTATCCCGTCTATTCACTAATTAAAAGACGATCAATTATTAATTTGAACCCAAAAGATAGCACCAACCTCGAAGTCGATGGTTCCCGCAATGTGTCAGGTTGCGTTCAGCCGATTTATGTCAAGGTTGCGTGCCATAACATTCTGGGAACTCAAAACTCTCAATAAATTGGCCTAAGGATGGAGAAAAATGTGAGAAATGTGGGTCAGGAGTGGGGTCAGACGGTCTGTGAACGAGTTGCTTTTATAGGCACCAAGTAaccttatctcatttacactgtgaACAAGATAAGGTTAAATATGGAAATGATAAATACTCTGCAAACTACGTATATcagtaatattaatatttattttatttatttaaaaaaaattaatgtttagTAGGAGTGACTCGAAGAAATATAAggagtaaaaactaaaaagtaaaaatcCTTCCAAGTTCCAACCTAAAGTTTGGCTTAAGGCAAATGTTAAAAATGTAGTGACGataacaagaattttttttaaccaaaaaaaaattaactaaattggATTAGTCGTTAGCTCACTAgtctgcttaagcaagtgtcaGGAGTTCGAAGTTCGAATTTTACCTtatgcatgcagcaactcattggtcAACAATGAATCCTTAAATAGAGCTCCAATTCGCAACTGATTAGTCCTTGATCTGTggataaaaaacaaattttttttttctctttctcagaAAACAATTCAGGCACAGAAATGTAAggcttttgaaatttaaaacaatttagaCACAGAAATGTAAGGCTTTTGAAATTTAAAGTTGAGAAGAACGTTACTATTCATTTTCagttttaagaaatttttttgaagGTTTGAATTCCCGTAGTGTGTGGATAACATTTTGCTCATGACTCAGCCAACTTCTCTAATACTATCAGAAATCATTGGGTTATCTATGAAAATTTTTTCATAAGAATTACTGTTAGATTTAATAATACTACCGAGAGATAAATTCATCTAAAATATCTGCAAAATAATTATTAACGTGTATCTTTTCTCATCTTAAAATTTGTCAATAACTACTTGCTCACATATATAACTTATCTAAAATACTATGCTGCCTAACGAGTCAACAAAACCTTAACCAACTTAGATTGATTGAGGGTTTAAATCTCGCATTCTACATACAACAATTCATTAAATAACGACAAACCCTTAAAGGATTCTATCTACAGCTTTTATAATTGATTGTTCCTGAAGTGAGGAAGAAGGGATCCACAACTTTATTCTGCTCCTTTCTAAAATAAGAGCATCATGTTATAAAATAGAGGCACAAATCTTATCATTATAAGAACCATTGTTATTTATGTTGATAATTCAATACTGTGTTTCTCTTGTTCTGTGACATTTTCAAGTGAATATATGACACACAAAAGATCCTCATCCTAGAAAGAACCAAAAAATTGAATAATCTCAAAATATAAGAATTAgacaaacaaaagaagaaaaaggtctGATTCCTACTAAACATATAACTACATAAATAAAATCtccttcaaattaaaaaaaaaaaaaagaaatatcacAACATTCTAATTatgtaatgatgatgatgatagccAAATTGAAAGGAGGCACTAAAATTGAAAGCCTAGTTTCCTTGCTACAAAAATGGATGGACATGGTAGCAATGTTCATCAGAGGCATTTAAGTCTAGCAAATGTCAAAAAGCCTGTGTGACCTCTAGCTTCGCCACAAGGTCTAGCCATAACCGAAGAAACAGTACTGTCTGGCGCATAGCTTCCGTCGGAACGTTGCCTCCTCTTGCAAGGCAGAGAAGAACCATTAGACCCATTGTTGTCTCCATTAAGGTTTTCCATTTTCCCTTCTCTAACTTCGTATGTGCGTAACAGCACCTCAAATGTTCTTATATCTTTAACACAAACAAATTTTATTTAGGAATTATAACTTGAAAGTCATAGAAAAGGCACCAAAAGTTGTAAAATACAGAGAAAATGAACCTGTGAAGCAGTTTTGAAGTGTTTCGCACGATCGCTGTACTTGCTCAACACATGGAGAGAATGAGCACAATGTACCATCTTGTTTTAACATTTTTGCGGCTGAGGGAATAGCAAGCCATGGTTGGGGTAGATCCAAGAATACAGCATCAGCCAAGCCAGCAAATTCATTCGGAAATCCCTCGCCCTGAATATCCCTAACTCGCACACTAATTATGCTGCTTAGACCTGTCCTCTCAAAATCATCCCTATGAAGAAGAAAATCAATCAAGTAAACATATCAGACTGGAATGGTGGAATTGACTTTTTCAGCCATTCAAGAATGCTAAATCCTGTTAAGTAGAGTCCTAACAATCCAACTAAACATCAACTTATGCATACAAAATACGAAGAGATTGAACATTggaatattttttcacaaatatgtaACTTCAAATGCATTCAAATTAAGTTTCCCAGGCAATGGTCACAAACTTGCAATCATGAGGTAAGTGGAAATTAAGAATATCACTATCATTTTCCTTGTTCGTTACCTAGCCGATCCAGCTCGTTGCTCATGGAAGTCAAACGTATGGACATGTCCCGTAGGAGCAACAGCCCTTGCAAGCGAAGTAGTTAAAGATCCACTTCCAGTGCCAGATTCAAGAACCAAGCAACCAGGAACAACCTCCAAGTACATGATAACAAAGCTAATATCTGCAATATAGAGAATCTGAGTCCTGTGGCTTAACACTAGAGTCCATAACTCTGGTGTTGGAGCCAACAAATATACAAAACCACCCTTATTGCTGAATACTTTAGACCCAAATGGCTTTCCTATCCATTCCGAATGCTTAAAAACACCAAATCGATTCTGCAGTACCGAATTTTCAGACACTGTTACTGCCTTCATGTTGTCATGCCTTTCATAAACTATAACCAAATCACCATTGCTAATCAATCTATTGAAAGATAATTTCTTTGCAGGATCAATTGCCAACATCTTAAAAGGTCCTCAAGAATCTTTCAGCAAAATCACAAGGAACACTTCCTGTCATTCATAAAAGGGAAAAACCAACAATGCAAATTGAATTATTTGAATGTAACTAGTGTTTAATCTTACTGCATTTAACTCTCAGTCCCAAAATTCTGAGCATAAAACACTAATGAAAGTAGTTACCAACTTGAAATTAAATAAACTCGTGAACTTTTCTCTTTCATGAAAAACCAAGTAAAGTAACATAAAAATCAAAACATGGATTGAAACAAGAGaatcaaagaagaaaagagaaggaataaCGAAACTAACCGGGGATTCAGCAAGCACTAATCTTTACTCGTCAAGTTGAAAACTTTATGGACCCAATTGATGGGTTCGCAAGTTGGGTATCAGAGTTTAAAAATTACTAACTTTTGCGAATGGGAATGAAGCATCCCGGCACTGGTTTAAGTTTAACATAAACAAAAACTGATTTGGGGGTTTAACTTAACCTAAGGCTATGTTTGGATCGGTGTAGGGGTGGCAAACGTGGAAGCCCGTCCCGCTAGAAGTCCGTTCTTTGGCGGGCTGGCCCACCCCAATTAGTAAAGCAGTTTTAGAATCCCACCCCACTCCATCTCACAGCAGGTTGGCGGGGTTAGCCggtcaaatctttttttttcttacttcaaactactaaataatatatgtaaaaaggtaaaaaaaattcttctgttttttttatttttaattattataatttataaaaaaataaaaaaattataatttttaatatttataaatatcaaaatttttataattataaatatctaataaatataattataaactaagtttttatccaaaacataataaaaaatagcaaaCAATATATGAATCTCAGAATCTGCAAAAGATTTAATCAAAACTCAACTCTGATTTAATCAAAACTCAACCatcaaaaaacaaaacaaaaaacagcAAGCAGTATATAAATCTCAAAATCTGCATCAGATTTAATCAAAacttaaaactctaatttaatcaaaactcaactattaaaaaacaaaacaacagCAAGGACTGGAGGCAAGAAGCCGACCATTAAAACAGACGAGCAGACCCAGGGCAAGAGGACAGACGAGCAGACCCAGAGAGCGAGAGGACAGGACCCAGGAGCCCAAGACCGACGATCAGTGGCAACGACGACTAGACGGAGCAGCGGAGGTGGCTAGGACCCATCTGGACTGAGGAGGCGACAGTGACGAGGAGCGCCGCGACTGCTGGGTGCGACTTCGCCGTCTGTGCAAACGTGAGGAGGGAGGTGCGAGCGTGAGGAGGTCTGTGCGAGACTGCGACGCGCCAGATGCAGCACGGTTGGGAGCGGTCAGCGGCGGCGTGACTTGTGAGTGTGAGGTGTGAGTGACTATGGAAGATTGGAAGCTCTGTGTTGTGAGTGGGAGGGAGTGAGAGTGACAGTAGCCGAGTGGTAAGGACTGGAGGCTGCCAATTAGGGATTTAGGGCGGGTAGGGTTATTTTTGGACGGGTCGAGTCAGGTTTTGGGAAAGCTgattaggggtgttcatggtcgGTTCGGTTTCGAACTTTTTAAGgactaatttagtgtgattttatTGGGTCTATAGTTGGATAAGAATcttaaaaatagacccggtcattaatTCAGGTCGAGTCCGGGCCATAGTTCGAGTCACCCAAATTTGATTCGGTAGCctagtcatcatacacaattaatatttttagtaatgGATGATGGCtgttcttatgtggaatttaggGTAATTGACttgattaaaataaaagaaagaaagcttTACCGAAATACAACAATTGCAACTTCCTTACCTGCAtgttcttatttaatttatatgtaaGCTGTGGTGAGTAACCATGATTTTCAATTTATATGTAAACCGTTGTAAGCTGGCACGGTTTACATGCATGAAAAAATGAACGTAAACTGCGATAGGCTACCATAGATTACGCTTGAAAAATTGGTGCTAGAAACCGTTGgtggtcaccacggtttatgaataAACTTTCTGAGCATAAAATCTTGTTGGCTACCACGGTTTATGCTTGAAGTACTATAAATACATTATCTGCTGTAAGTCATCACAGATCACATTTGAGGCAAAGCAAATTTTTTGAAGTTGGGTGGTTGAGAGAGAATACGAGGTTTAGGGGGAGACTTTGAGGTTTTGAACCAGTTGGGTAGTGGAGCTATGGAAGACGAAACTCGCATGTACCAATTAAATGGCGTTACGCACGTGGCTGGATACATCGACCAAGAAGTTGGTTATACaaccttgttgttgttgttgttgtgagttattattattattattattattattattattattattgggagttgttagtattattattgttgttgttagcaTTATTATTTCTGTTGGTATTGTtactattgttattgttgttattattattgccattgttttgttatttttatcattattattagagaaaatagaaaatcaatgtcggtgtataataatttttttaaattatatttgctGTTATTAGTATTGGTCGTATGTGGAGGATTTTCTTATCCACATTTTACAGCCTACTAGGGTTATTAGAGGTGTCAGGAGACAATAGAATATGCCTTTACACGATCAGATTATACCGTAGTTGGAGACCGCGGGCTTGTATCACTTGGCTAGGTTGAACAATCAGTGATTCTGGGTTGATGAGCCTCTACTTAGTGCATTCATTGAGATGTGACGTCTTGAGACCCACACCTTTCACATGCCATTTGGGGAGTGCACCATCACTTTGCAAGATGTGGCTTATCAGCTGGGTTTGCCCATCGTTGGAGAGTCCGTTAGTGGGTGCCTGACTGACTTTGAGAATCTAATGGAGAACGGAAGACCCTCATGAGTATGGTTTCGCGAGTTGTTTGGAGAGTTACTGCCGCAGAATAAAGTCAAGCAGATAACAGTGTGCTACACatggttccatgagaggtttCGGGCTCTCCCAGCAGATGCTAGTGAAGAGACCATGCGTATATACGCGCGTGGCTATATTCTGATGTTCAGCCACCGAGTCAGGATGTTCCGCCTGTTGACCCAGAGCCTCAAAGTTTAGAGTGGAGAAGTGTGGATGGTACTGCTGTGTGTCAGAACTTGAAGGCCCGTGCTGTGTATGTGGATTGGCACCTGTGTCATCATTGCTGTCTCCAATGATATCTACAGGCTCCTGGTCAGAGTCATCGTCCCGCATTGTATTCTCTACTCGATCAGGTTCTCCGAAGCCTTGAACATCATGAATCATGCCACCACCGGTATCCACCTCAAATGCTTGCTGCCAGACCCCAAGATTATCCAACGGTACAGAACCAACTGCCTCCGTTCGATCTAAATCAGCAGCAAAGGAAGGGGATGCGACTAACGGTACAGATGGTCCAGCCGCAGGCATCGAACTAGACGCACCGCCCGCGGCAGTCGAGCTATGAATCGGAGCTCATGCCCCAGAACTATCGACACCAACCTCCAACTTCGCATACAGCTCGTGTATTCTGACCTCCGAAAAACTCCTAACACAATGAAACAGAACCCTAATATCTTCATCAGCCACTAGCACAAACGTATCATACTTAACACCGGTCGAGACAACTGCGATGGGAATCTTGCAAAATATCTTCTTCACCCACTTGCTCCCAAATACCCTAAACTTCTGCAAGATGCTGTTCTTTACATCTGATAGAGTACTTGATGAACTGATGAATACACTCAATGGTTCTCTGTCAGTAAACTTCACACCATATTTTtggcttcttttaatttttccagAGCAATGCACTAAGACAAGAAAACTCTCTTCCTCACTTGCCATTGTGATATCTCTCCTCTTCAGCAGCTTGAGTCTCACtcatatatatagaattattctcctcataaaccgtggctggttagagagttttatgagcaaatttCTTCCTACATAAATCGTGGTTACCTACCACGGTTTATGGTCATTCCAACTCGCTCATAAACCGTACCAGCTTACAGcgatttatatataaattgaaaACCGTGGTTAAATTAAATCAGGACATGCACGTAAGGAAGTTGCCATTGTTGTATTTCAGTaaagctttctccttttcattttAATCAAGTCAATTGCcttggaatttaagtattgtaaatcttaatattttgtgttattagtcattataagactataagttaatgttttatatttaaaatgtataagactttagaatgcataatattgtgttatttgtattgatttaaatatttgatgttattagacaatattagtattgattgtggttatgctttaattttaggagagggttggttcttgttatatttttctaagtgaattttaccatgtcaaataatggttggagttttaaacatttggatattttcacatgctaacttacaagaaggtaatgttaacggcccggtttttacccggtataatcatGGCCCAAAAGTatgtaggtttcatcgggtctatggCTAGGTTTGGGTCTAACAAATAGGCTTGATATATATTTCGGGGCGGGTCTGGGTAACATCAAACTcggtttcacccgacccataAACACCCCTAATGGTCACTTTGAATTACTACTGGTTCAATTTCCATTGGCAGCGATAAAATGCTTAAAGTGATACATTTTCGGACTATAATAGTTGCCAAACAAACAATTAATAAAACACTCATCCATACCTTCTCATTTTAAGTACATTCttacataaaaaaaagaagaaaagaagtcttgaaatagcaaaagtgataaaaatgatgattcttataattttgtgtggctatttatatatagaagaccAGAAGACTataattatctaacaaaattaatttgtatttattgcattcaatttgaatatgtaaaaaattatcttattttagtgTAGTCCTTAATTTACAAGATTTAAATTTatctcaatatatattatttgatttgatttaattattaatgaaaaatatctggagaacctattttattcgtagatttattattttaatgattaataaattaatctaattaattaattaatacagataattagtataattaatttagtttactaaatttaaaaatactaacacaatattaaaagaaataaattaaaaaatactattaaatcaaattgatataaattataataaattgtgtgatacttaaatatctaaaaaatcaattagttgatatagttaatttatcgtaataaattttatttaataagttaaaagaaataaatcgctAAACACTCTAAAAAATATGTCACGTTAACTCCATCGTTAAGTGCAAAaacctaatttttatataatagaatagataataaatatgatagatatgatatgtgacatattttaattataaaattagtaatatataatagatttatTTATGAATCCTTATTACTTGTTCGTTGCTAGTTTTTACATAATAACTTAATAATTTCTGCCTATAAAACTATCAACTACCTAATATTATAATTTAGTTAATAAGAATGATGAcattaataatttttcataagtcttgttattatttataattaggaaagagccatatataaatttattttcctaatgaatgttaattttgttgtgaaattctatattacctttaaaattttagtgtaattgagtctaatttttacattttgaaatgaatttactcaaaacaattaatatataaatcacaTTAGATTTACAAAATTACTTTATTAACATAATTAGTGGTGCTTACTTGAACCattaaatttagcttctaatgatattaaagtcaacctattttattatcttgtaTCTTTAAAGAATTTACACGACTGACACAAAAAAtctaataattgaaaaaaaattcattacaatgagaatattcattttaacaaatattcttctatctaatactataaaaaaatatactggTAATCTTAAATTACTACAGGTCAACTTCCATCTATAGTGGTAAAATGCCTAAATTGATATATATTCataaaacaaacaatcaataaacCATCATTCGTACTTTTTCATTTTgggtacatttatacataaagaaaaaaaagaagaaaagaagagttgaaatagcatttgcgataaaaatcattattcttataattttgtatgGCCATCTATATATAGTAGACCATACgactatgattatctaacaaaactaatttttatttattgcattcaatttaaataagtaagaaatcatcttattttaatttagtccttaattcatatgatttaaatttgactcaatatatatcatttggtttaattgtttgttaaaaatatCCCAATTGCCTATTTTATtcatgaatttattattttaatgactaataaattaattaaattaattaattagtacacacaataaatttagtttaataaattaaaagaaataaattaaaaatactaacagaacactaaaagaaataaattaaaaaatactatcaaattaaattgatataaattataataaattatgtgatatttaaatatttaatcaaatcaattagttgatataattagtttatcgtaataatttgtatttaatgagttaaacaaaaataaattaaaaaatactctcAAAAGCATGCCACATCagttttatcattaagtgcaTACACCTAATTtatagaatagatagaatagattattattatttttttgtttacccaAACGGTATCCTCCAACCCGACAgattaaggactaatccgtcgcggatatGAGCtccatttaaaataaattattattattattgttatcatcGTCAGTTagcttagctttttttttttgggttctaAAATGGGTCAGGTTGGGCcaaagaaatttaatttttgtcagAAAAAAAGACTTAATTTTGTTGGTATAGCAAATGGTCCTAAAGTAGCGTTATTTGGTTAGCGTCAATGGTAAGCCTACCTAAACCTATAAATACACCTCGTTTGCGAGTCTTATTCGAGTTATTTCGTCATCCTTTTCTGATTTATGCTTTCTCTGAATTTTCGGTCTCCTATTCTTCATGCATTGCCACAAGCATAGCGTAGTTGCATTATGTTGTGGGTGAAAGAAACGAGAACATTGCCACTAGGGTTCTTTTTTCTCTGCATGTCGTGATGCCATTGGTTCCTGGTCTTTCACAAGCGTGGTAATGTGAAGCAGAACGGTGGCAGAGAAGAAGCTATCCATGTAGTGAAAGAACAAACACTGCATCACCTCTCTCGCCTCCTCAAGGATTTCAAGGTCAATTACTCTTCACTCGTCACTCTAtctttctctcccttttctgttttgttttccTTTCACAATTGTAAAAGTTCATAACTCTTTTAGAAATCTTGGTTCCTTTTCAGAATCAGAAAAACGAGGAAGAGGATTAAGATggtatctttcttttctttctttgcacgTTCGAATaggagtcttttttttttttaaaaaaaagaaactttTCCCCTGCACTATTAGTGAGTCAGTGGCAATGCCTCAAGATTCAAGAATCAAGATATTTCTCTTTCTATTTTAGGGTTTCTTTGGTTTTGCTTTGTTATCCTTACAAGACAAGTTCAAGCTTTGTTTTAgggtattattttttatgttttaaaaattgggtacaaaaagaaaatatgctGAAGGGGGTCTCTTTGATTTTGCATCGTGCTAAAAGAATTCTTGTATATACTGCAGTTACTGAATAGAATTGGGGATGGTCAA
This genomic window contains:
- the LOC112790053 gene encoding uncharacterized protein; this translates as MLAIDPAKKLSFNRLISNGDLVIVYERHDNMKAVTVSENSVLQNRFGVFKHSEWIGKPFGSKVFSNKGGFVYLLAPTPELWTLVLSHRTQILYIADISFVIMYLEVVPGCLVLESGTGSGSLTTSLARAVAPTGHVHTFDFHEQRAGSARDDFERTGLSSIISVRVRDIQGEGFPNEFAGLADAVFLDLPQPWLAIPSAAKMLKQDGTLCSFSPCVEQVQRSCETLQNCFTDIRTFEVLLRTYEVREGKMENLNGDNNGSNGSSLPCKRRQRSDGSYAPDSTVSSVMARPCGEARGHTGFLTFARLKCL